One segment of Actinomycetota bacterium DNA contains the following:
- the atpE gene encoding ATP synthase F0 subunit C, translating into MERRTTLEQQAAALLGAGLAYGLAAIGPGIGIGIVVGNAVQAMVRQPEMAGQVRTTMFLGIAFTEALALFGLLLFFILFGQV; encoded by the coding sequence ATTGAGAGGAGAACCACATTGGAACAGCAAGCTGCAGCACTTCTTGGGGCAGGTCTGGCCTACGGCCTCGCGGCCATCGGTCCCGGTATCGGTATCGGCATCGTGGTCGGTAACGCCGTGCAGGCAATGGTCCGGCAGCCGGAGATGGCGGGACAGGTCCGTACGACCATGTTCCTGGGTATTGCCTTCACCGAGGCGCTCGCCCTCTTCGGCCTCCTTCTGTTCTTCATCCTGTTCGGGCAGGTGTGA
- a CDS encoding F0F1 ATP synthase subunit epsilon → MSFRVDIVAPEAVVWSGDADFLVAKTVDGEIGVLTDHEPLMAALATGVVVVEAGDEKVTVGMHGGFLQIVDNHVTLLTDRAELTDDRGRALEVAERLRAEEG, encoded by the coding sequence ATGAGTTTCCGCGTCGACATCGTTGCCCCCGAGGCCGTCGTCTGGTCTGGTGACGCCGATTTTCTCGTCGCCAAGACCGTCGATGGCGAGATCGGTGTGCTCACCGATCACGAGCCACTGATGGCGGCGCTTGCCACCGGAGTCGTCGTCGTCGAGGCGGGAGACGAGAAGGTGACCGTGGGAATGCACGGGGGCTTCTTGCAGATCGTCGACAACCACGTGACACTCCTCACCGACCGGGCCGAACTCACCGATGACCGCGGCCGGGCACTCGAGGTCGCAGAGCGACTGCGTGCCGAGGAGGGCTGA
- a CDS encoding F0F1 ATP synthase subunit alpha: MAELTLDPQDIAASLRKHLEGWAPELEAETVGYVTMVADGVAAVKGLPNAMASELLEFPGGLLGVALNLDVDSIGVVLMGEFSHIEEGSPVRSTGRVLSIGVGDAMLGRVVDSLGNPLDGKGPVNTTESRLLEVQAPSVVQRQPVNEPLQTGIKAIDAMIPIGRGQRELIIGDRQTGKTAIAVDTIINQKGKDVKCVYVAIGQKASTVAEVVDAFHKHGAMDYTVVVNAAASAPAALQMYAPYAGSAIAQYWMYKGQHALIVFDDLSKQAVAYREISLLLRRPPGREAYPGDVFYLHSRLLERCAKLSDDLGGGSLTGLPIVETKAGDVSAYIPTNVISITDGQIFLETDLFYSGVRPAINAGISVSRVGGSAQIKAMKKVAGPLRINLAQFRELEAFAEFGSELDAASAAQLARGRRVVEVLKQPQFTPVPVEEQVLVIHAVTSGFMDDIPVPDIGRFEAELRGFVRSRYAALLERIESTGTMPDAEDMSKAIGEFKELFEAGRE, encoded by the coding sequence ATGGCTGAACTGACGCTTGACCCGCAAGACATCGCCGCTTCCCTGCGGAAGCATCTCGAAGGCTGGGCACCAGAACTCGAAGCCGAGACGGTCGGTTACGTGACGATGGTCGCCGATGGTGTGGCGGCCGTGAAAGGCCTTCCCAACGCGATGGCTTCCGAGTTGCTGGAATTCCCAGGTGGCCTGCTCGGTGTCGCCCTGAACTTGGACGTGGACTCGATCGGTGTCGTGCTGATGGGCGAGTTCTCCCACATCGAGGAAGGCTCGCCGGTCCGTTCCACCGGCCGTGTGCTCTCGATCGGTGTCGGTGATGCCATGCTCGGACGGGTCGTGGACTCGCTCGGCAATCCTCTCGACGGGAAAGGCCCGGTCAATACGACGGAGAGCCGTCTCCTCGAAGTGCAGGCTCCTTCGGTCGTACAGCGCCAGCCTGTCAACGAACCTCTCCAGACGGGGATCAAGGCGATCGACGCGATGATCCCGATCGGTCGCGGGCAGCGGGAGCTGATCATCGGCGACCGTCAGACCGGGAAGACGGCAATCGCGGTCGACACGATCATCAACCAAAAGGGCAAGGACGTGAAGTGCGTCTATGTTGCCATCGGCCAGAAGGCTTCGACCGTCGCAGAGGTGGTCGATGCGTTCCACAAGCACGGTGCGATGGACTATACGGTGGTGGTCAACGCGGCGGCGTCGGCGCCCGCAGCGCTGCAGATGTACGCACCGTACGCCGGCTCGGCGATCGCTCAGTATTGGATGTACAAGGGCCAGCACGCCCTGATCGTCTTCGACGACCTCTCCAAACAGGCGGTTGCCTATCGGGAGATCTCGCTGCTGCTGCGGCGTCCTCCAGGCCGTGAGGCATATCCGGGCGACGTTTTCTACCTGCACAGCCGACTTCTCGAGCGCTGTGCCAAGCTCTCGGACGATCTCGGCGGGGGATCGCTGACAGGGCTGCCCATCGTCGAGACGAAGGCGGGAGACGTTTCGGCGTACATCCCCACGAATGTGATCTCGATCACCGACGGGCAGATCTTTCTGGAGACCGATCTGTTCTATTCGGGTGTGCGTCCGGCGATCAACGCCGGCATCTCGGTGTCGCGGGTCGGAGGCAGCGCGCAGATCAAGGCCATGAAGAAGGTCGCGGGTCCGCTGCGAATCAATCTGGCACAGTTTCGCGAGCTGGAGGCCTTCGCCGAATTCGGCTCCGAACTCGATGCGGCCAGCGCAGCCCAGTTGGCGCGAGGTCGCCGCGTGGTCGAAGTGCTGAAGCAGCCGCAGTTCACACCGGTCCCGGTAGAAGAACAGGTGCTCGTGATCCATGCGGTGACGAGCGGGTTCATGGATGATATTCCGGTGCCGGACATCGGTCGGTTCGAGGCGGAGCTGCGCGGATTCGTCCGGAGTCGCTACGCGGCTCTGTTGGAGCGGATCGAATCAACCGGCACGATGCCGGATGCGGAGGACATGAGCAAGGCGATCGGCGAGTTCAAAGAGCTCTTCGAGGCAGGAAGGGAGTAG
- a CDS encoding SRPBCC family protein, which yields MAPDRFTHSVSVDTTPESAWQVLQQPETWGKIAGVERVYDARHSPDGVLRSYRFTVRAAGKAYEGTATTHDADAPTLMAVTIDTSEVIGTITVELTPTNPGGIDMTASLKMQARGILSVLIFPLIAAAVGSGFAAQIDEIGTRMEADGQAPT from the coding sequence ATGGCTCCGGATCGATTCACCCACAGCGTCTCTGTCGACACCACACCCGAGTCGGCCTGGCAGGTACTCCAGCAACCCGAGACCTGGGGCAAGATCGCGGGCGTCGAGCGCGTCTATGACGCGCGACACTCCCCCGACGGTGTCCTGCGCTCCTACCGGTTCACCGTCAGAGCCGCCGGAAAGGCCTACGAGGGCACCGCCACGACCCACGACGCCGACGCACCGACCCTGATGGCGGTGACGATCGACACCTCAGAGGTCATCGGCACGATCACCGTCGAACTGACGCCAACCAACCCCGGCGGCATCGACATGACCGCATCACTCAAGATGCAGGCCAGGGGCATACTCTCGGTCCTGATCTTCCCCCTCATCGCAGCGGCCGTCGGTTCCGGGTTCGCCGCCCAGATAGACGAAATCGGCACACGCATGGAGGCCGACGGCCAGGCGCCGACCTAG
- a CDS encoding F0F1 ATP synthase subunit gamma: MASAELRQTRRRIRSVQSTKKITRAMELIAASRIVKAQQRVHASKPYVEQLTDVIRNVGRAAGGATHMLLERRKVDTAGIVVVSSDRGLAGAYNSTVIRMAERRIIELRFQGVQIRVYVVGKKAQTYFRFRGYHVERAFLGVTDAPGYADARTLANVIMEEYASRAVDAVEVFYTRYVSALVQEASGIELLPIVPPEGDEEPLGTVTYSYEPSPSEILDRLLPRYVEATAFGVLLDSSASEHASRQRAMKAATENAEDLIKVLSRRANQARQAEITTEISEIVGGAEALRNG, from the coding sequence TTGGCCAGCGCCGAGCTTCGGCAGACACGGCGGCGGATTCGATCCGTGCAGTCGACGAAGAAGATCACGCGAGCGATGGAGCTCATCGCCGCGTCGCGCATCGTCAAGGCCCAGCAGCGTGTCCATGCCTCCAAACCGTACGTGGAGCAGCTCACCGATGTGATCAGAAACGTGGGACGTGCCGCCGGAGGTGCGACCCACATGCTCCTCGAGAGGCGTAAGGTCGACACCGCAGGGATTGTCGTGGTGTCGTCGGATCGTGGTCTCGCCGGTGCGTACAACTCGACGGTGATCAGGATGGCCGAGCGTCGCATCATCGAACTGCGTTTCCAAGGCGTGCAGATCCGTGTGTATGTCGTCGGCAAGAAGGCGCAGACGTACTTCCGTTTCCGCGGATATCACGTGGAACGAGCTTTCCTGGGAGTGACCGACGCCCCTGGATATGCGGATGCCCGGACCCTCGCAAATGTGATCATGGAGGAGTATGCAAGCAGGGCGGTCGACGCCGTGGAGGTGTTCTATACCCGGTACGTGTCCGCTCTCGTGCAAGAAGCGAGCGGCATCGAGCTGCTGCCGATCGTCCCGCCGGAAGGCGACGAGGAGCCGCTCGGCACGGTGACCTACAGCTATGAGCCGTCGCCGTCGGAGATTCTCGATCGGCTGCTACCACGGTACGTGGAGGCGACGGCCTTCGGCGTGCTGCTGGACTCGTCTGCATCGGAGCACGCATCGAGGCAGCGGGCGATGAAAGCGGCAACGGAGAACGCGGAAGACCTGATCAAAGTCCTCAGCCGGAGAGCCAACCAGGCCCGCCAGGCTGAGATCACAACAGAGATCTCAGAGATCGTTGGCGGCGCGGAAGCGTTACGCAACGGATGA
- the atpD gene encoding F0F1 ATP synthase subunit beta → MAEAKSVGRIVRVTGPVVDVEFPKGELPEILYALEIIFEIGGKPQMIIAEVAQHLGNDTVRAVAMKGTDGLVRGAEVRNTGGPITVPVGPKTLGHIFNVWGEPLDVPADSIEFDERWPIHRPPPKFEDVEPQKEIFETGIKVIDLLEPYIRGGKIGMFGGAGTGKTVIIQEMINRVATQHGGVSTFAGVGERTREGNDLFVDMTKSGVIKQTALVFGQMDEPPGVRLRVGLSALTMAEYFRDVMRQDVLLFIDNIFRFTQAGSEVSTLLGRMPSAVGYQPTLADEMGLLQERITSLKGRSITSLQAIYVPADDITDPAPHTTFAHLDATTVLSRGLVELGIYPAIDPLDSTSRILDPLHVGQEHYDVARRVQQILQRYKDLQDIIAILGIDELSEEDKLIVGRARRIQRFLSQPFFVAEQFTGIPGVFVPLEESIRDFRMLIDGELDQLPEQAFYMVGGVEEVQAKAKEIEATF, encoded by the coding sequence GTGGCAGAGGCGAAGAGTGTTGGACGGATCGTCAGGGTGACGGGTCCCGTCGTCGACGTGGAGTTCCCCAAAGGTGAGCTCCCAGAGATCTTGTATGCCCTCGAAATCATCTTCGAGATCGGCGGCAAGCCCCAGATGATCATTGCCGAGGTGGCACAGCACCTTGGAAACGACACGGTGCGCGCCGTGGCGATGAAAGGCACCGATGGTCTCGTCCGTGGTGCCGAGGTCCGCAACACGGGCGGACCGATCACCGTTCCGGTCGGACCCAAGACGCTCGGACACATCTTCAACGTATGGGGTGAGCCACTCGACGTCCCGGCGGACTCGATCGAGTTCGACGAACGCTGGCCGATCCACAGGCCGCCGCCGAAGTTCGAAGACGTCGAACCGCAGAAGGAGATCTTCGAGACGGGTATCAAGGTCATCGACCTGCTGGAACCGTACATACGTGGCGGCAAGATCGGCATGTTTGGCGGTGCCGGGACCGGCAAGACCGTCATCATCCAGGAGATGATCAACCGGGTCGCCACCCAGCACGGTGGCGTGTCCACGTTCGCCGGTGTCGGTGAGCGGACCCGTGAAGGCAACGACCTGTTCGTCGACATGACCAAGTCCGGCGTGATCAAGCAGACGGCGTTGGTGTTCGGCCAGATGGACGAGCCACCGGGTGTTCGCCTGCGGGTCGGCCTGTCGGCTCTGACGATGGCCGAGTACTTCCGCGACGTGATGCGTCAGGACGTGCTGCTGTTCATCGACAACATCTTCCGGTTCACGCAGGCCGGATCCGAGGTCTCGACGCTGCTGGGGCGGATGCCTTCGGCGGTGGGGTACCAGCCGACCCTCGCCGACGAGATGGGCCTTCTTCAGGAGCGGATCACGTCGCTGAAGGGCCGGTCGATCACGTCGTTGCAGGCGATCTACGTGCCCGCCGACGATATCACCGACCCTGCGCCGCACACGACGTTCGCTCACCTGGATGCGACAACGGTGCTGTCGCGAGGTCTTGTCGAGTTGGGGATCTACCCGGCGATCGACCCGCTCGACTCGACGAGCAGGATTCTCGATCCGCTGCACGTCGGCCAGGAGCACTATGACGTCGCCCGCAGGGTGCAGCAGATCCTGCAGCGCTACAAGGACCTGCAGGACATCATCGCGATTCTCGGCATCGACGAGTTGTCCGAAGAGGACAAGCTGATCGTGGGTAGGGCCCGGCGTATCCAGCGGTTCCTGTCACAGCCCTTCTTTGTCGCAGAGCAGTTCACCGGTATTCCCGGTGTCTTCGTGCCTCTCGAAGAGAGCATTCGCGACTTCAGGATGCTGATCGATGGCGAGCTGGATCAGCTGCCCGAGCAGGCGTTCTACATGGTCGGCGGCGTCGAGGAGGTCCAGGCGAAGGCCAAGGAGATCGAGGCGACCTTCTGA
- a CDS encoding extracellular solute-binding protein yields MVVFGLLVAACTGEVVPSTTGGPRPTVTSPSVTTTVESDRLEVWVDDLRAAVLAPFVADFAKRAGVAVDVVAHPFDDIATAVVAGGGPDVFVASHDRLPSLLAQGVVVPVDLGVVGPDLDPVAIRSVTSGGETYGIPYGLEAVSLYVNLDVAGGDVVPDTFASLRSLCASFERCVGIPEGLYHQYGFLSSSGGYVFGPSPGGGWSVNDVGLGKAVEGAKALGRLVAEGTVFTGPYGEVVDGFAAGEIPFLITGPWQIRPFVDAGVDFAVRPLPTLEGRSLRPFVGVQAFFVSADAPPDLAESFVREVLARSEVLTGAALADNRVPAYLPARSSLDGHIGGFVESVDGGDLLPGVAEMATVWDPLDAALDAIFSGLDPASALTSAEEAVVRATAP; encoded by the coding sequence TTGGTTGTGTTCGGACTGCTGGTGGCGGCGTGCACCGGCGAAGTGGTGCCCTCGACGACCGGGGGGCCGCGTCCGACGGTCACCTCTCCATCGGTCACGACAACGGTTGAATCCGACCGCCTCGAGGTGTGGGTGGACGACCTGCGAGCGGCGGTTCTCGCGCCGTTCGTCGCAGATTTCGCGAAGCGTGCCGGCGTGGCGGTCGATGTGGTCGCACACCCGTTCGATGACATCGCGACCGCGGTGGTGGCGGGAGGCGGACCTGATGTCTTCGTGGCGTCGCACGATAGGCTGCCGTCGTTGCTCGCACAGGGCGTGGTCGTGCCGGTCGACCTGGGAGTCGTCGGTCCCGATCTCGATCCCGTCGCGATCCGGTCGGTGACGTCGGGTGGTGAGACGTACGGGATCCCGTACGGGCTCGAGGCGGTCTCACTGTATGTGAATCTGGACGTCGCCGGTGGGGACGTCGTCCCTGACACGTTCGCATCGCTTCGGAGCCTCTGTGCGTCGTTCGAGAGGTGTGTCGGCATCCCCGAGGGCCTCTATCACCAGTACGGGTTTCTTTCGAGTTCGGGCGGATACGTGTTCGGCCCGAGCCCCGGCGGGGGATGGTCGGTGAACGATGTCGGACTTGGCAAAGCCGTGGAAGGTGCGAAGGCGCTCGGCCGCCTGGTCGCGGAGGGGACCGTCTTTACCGGGCCGTACGGCGAGGTCGTCGACGGCTTCGCCGCCGGTGAGATTCCGTTCCTCATCACCGGACCGTGGCAGATTCGCCCCTTCGTCGACGCCGGTGTCGACTTCGCCGTGCGCCCTTTACCGACGCTGGAAGGGAGGTCGCTGCGCCCGTTCGTCGGAGTCCAGGCGTTCTTCGTGAGCGCCGACGCTCCGCCTGATCTTGCAGAGTCGTTCGTTCGAGAGGTCTTGGCCAGGTCTGAGGTGCTGACAGGAGCGGCCCTCGCCGACAATCGCGTTCCGGCGTACCTACCCGCCCGATCGAGTCTCGACGGACACATCGGGGGGTTCGTCGAGAGCGTCGACGGGGGCGACCTGCTCCCCGGGGTCGCGGAGATGGCGACCGTGTGGGATCCCCTCGACGCGGCGCTCGACGCAATCTTCTCCGGGCTCGACCCTGCGAGCGCGCTCACGAGCGCCGAAGAGGCCGTGGTACGGGCCACGGCACCGTGA
- the atpF gene encoding F0F1 ATP synthase subunit B: MFAAAPQLVLAAEGRSGLFLILPEIHELIWGIVSFAVLVFMLWKFAGPALNRTLEARQQAVVGGMREAEDAKLEAQGLLNDYREQLANAKEESNRIIEEARLTAEAMRSDMVAKAKAEAEEIVAKARGEVAAERERALAEVRQEVANLSIDLAERVVQGSLDRRAQEGLIDRYLDELERMG; encoded by the coding sequence ATGTTCGCCGCGGCGCCACAACTGGTTCTCGCTGCCGAGGGGAGATCGGGCCTGTTCTTGATCCTCCCGGAGATCCACGAGCTGATCTGGGGAATTGTGAGCTTCGCGGTTCTCGTGTTCATGCTGTGGAAGTTCGCGGGGCCGGCACTCAACCGTACGCTCGAAGCGCGTCAGCAGGCCGTCGTTGGCGGCATGCGAGAGGCCGAGGACGCCAAGCTGGAAGCTCAGGGACTCCTGAACGACTACCGGGAACAGCTGGCGAATGCCAAAGAAGAGTCCAACCGGATCATCGAGGAAGCCCGACTGACGGCGGAGGCGATGCGGTCCGACATGGTCGCCAAAGCCAAGGCCGAGGCGGAAGAGATCGTCGCGAAGGCCAGAGGCGAAGTTGCCGCCGAGCGTGAGCGTGCACTCGCCGAGGTCCGCCAGGAAGTCGCCAATCTCTCGATCGACCTCGCCGAGCGGGTGGTGCAGGGCAGCCTCGACCGCCGAGCGCAAGAGGGTCTGATCGACCGCTATCTCGACGAACTCGAACGGATGGGTTAG
- the atpH gene encoding ATP synthase F1 subunit delta, whose amino-acid sequence MDERIAGYADAILAIASAEGQLATVEDEMFTVARAIEGSAELADVLADPRLPAERKEAVLADLLEGKASNLTTAFVRFVAGLGRARDLPAIADTFVTRAAAERNKAIAEVRAAVPLDAQTLTKLEEALGKATGKNVEVKLVVDPSVLGGIVATIGDTVIDGSIRHRLESLRQTLQSR is encoded by the coding sequence ATGGATGAGCGCATCGCGGGATACGCGGACGCCATCCTCGCCATTGCGAGCGCCGAAGGGCAGCTCGCGACCGTCGAGGATGAGATGTTCACGGTCGCTCGGGCGATCGAAGGCTCCGCGGAACTCGCCGACGTACTGGCAGATCCGCGGTTGCCGGCCGAGCGCAAAGAAGCAGTTCTCGCCGACCTGCTGGAAGGCAAGGCATCGAACCTGACGACGGCGTTTGTGCGGTTCGTGGCCGGCTTGGGACGGGCACGCGATCTCCCTGCAATTGCCGACACCTTTGTGACGCGTGCCGCGGCGGAGCGCAACAAGGCGATCGCCGAGGTCCGTGCGGCGGTGCCGCTGGACGCGCAAACGCTTACGAAACTCGAGGAAGCTCTCGGCAAGGCAACCGGAAAGAACGTTGAAGTGAAGCTCGTGGTCGACCCATCGGTCTTGGGTGGCATCGTCGCCACGATCGGCGACACGGTGATCGACGGATCGATCCGTCACCGTCTCGAGAGTCTTCGCCAGACCCTACAGAGCCGCTGA